The following coding sequences lie in one Klebsiella huaxiensis genomic window:
- a CDS encoding heme/hemin ABC transporter substrate-binding protein produces MKRWLILLTAFPLFASAAAERIVSLGGDVTEVVYALDAQQHLVAKDSTSTWPAAAQSLPDVGYIRQLNAEGILSLRPTLVLASAQAQPSLVLKKVEENKVNVVNVPGGYDFPAIEKKIGVIAAALGKQSEGEALRQKLHQQIAQIPSQPINKRVLFILSHGGMNTMVAGKQTAADGAIRAAGLQNAMQDFDHYRSMSQEGVIASRPDLVVISADGLKGMGGEAGLWKLPGLAQTPAGRNKQVQVIDDMALLGFGPRTPQAVLALRQKAEQLP; encoded by the coding sequence ATGAAACGCTGGCTGATATTACTCACTGCGTTTCCGCTATTTGCCAGCGCCGCCGCCGAGCGGATTGTCTCTCTCGGCGGCGACGTCACGGAAGTGGTTTATGCGCTTGATGCCCAGCAGCATCTGGTGGCGAAAGACAGCACCAGTACCTGGCCTGCCGCCGCGCAGAGCCTGCCGGACGTCGGCTATATCCGGCAGCTAAACGCTGAGGGGATACTTTCTCTACGCCCGACGCTGGTGCTGGCCAGCGCCCAGGCGCAGCCTTCGCTGGTGCTGAAAAAGGTCGAAGAGAACAAAGTTAACGTCGTCAACGTTCCGGGCGGCTACGACTTTCCGGCAATCGAGAAAAAGATTGGCGTGATTGCCGCGGCCCTCGGCAAACAGAGCGAAGGTGAAGCCCTGCGCCAGAAGCTCCACCAGCAGATCGCGCAAATCCCTTCGCAGCCCATTAACAAGCGAGTGCTGTTTATCCTCAGCCACGGCGGCATGAACACCATGGTGGCCGGAAAACAAACGGCGGCGGATGGAGCCATCCGGGCCGCCGGATTGCAGAATGCGATGCAGGACTTCGACCATTATCGCAGTATGTCCCAGGAAGGCGTTATCGCAAGCCGACCGGACCTGGTGGTGATCTCTGCCGATGGCCTGAAAGGTATGGGCGGCGAAGCTGGGCTGTGGAAGCTACCAGGACTGGCGCAGACGCCCGCAGGGCGCAATAAGCAGGTGCAGGTTATTGATGATATGGCTCTGCTCGGCTTTGGCCCGCGCACGCCGCAGGCGGTGCTTGCGCTACGGCAAAAAGCGGAGCAGTTGCCCTGA
- a CDS encoding hemin-degrading factor encodes MQNTQPQHAPLWQRYLTTKAQSAAKYARDIAAEMGISEAELTEARLGHDAVRLIDDARAILAALEAVGETKCICRNEYAVHEQVGEFTHQHLSGHAGLVLNPRALDLRLFLSQWASAFRLTDNDRQSIQFFDPHGDALLKVYTTGKTDMAAWNALIAEHTQETPTPLVIRPADPVKYADSADGTALENEWRAMTDVHQFFGLLRKYNLSRQQAFRLVSDDLACRIEKEALPGLLDTIHQDGNEIMIFVGNRGCVQIFTGVLEKVAPMRGWLNIFNTAFTLHLREDSVDEVWVTRKPTSDGHVTSVELFAKDGTQIAQLYGQRTEGHPEQEQWRAQVDRLTTEGLTA; translated from the coding sequence ATGCAAAACACCCAACCGCAACATGCTCCGCTGTGGCAACGCTATCTGACCACGAAAGCACAATCTGCCGCAAAATACGCCCGCGATATCGCCGCCGAAATGGGGATTAGTGAAGCCGAGCTGACCGAAGCTCGCCTCGGCCACGATGCCGTACGTCTGATTGACGATGCGCGCGCCATTCTGGCGGCGCTGGAGGCCGTGGGCGAAACCAAATGTATCTGCCGCAACGAATACGCGGTGCATGAGCAGGTCGGCGAATTTACCCACCAGCATCTGAGCGGCCACGCCGGGCTGGTGCTCAACCCACGCGCCCTCGACCTGCGCCTGTTCCTCAGCCAATGGGCCAGCGCTTTTCGCCTGACCGATAACGACCGCCAGAGCATTCAGTTCTTCGACCCGCACGGCGACGCTCTGCTTAAGGTATACACCACCGGGAAAACGGACATGGCGGCCTGGAATGCGCTGATCGCAGAACATACGCAAGAGACCCCCACGCCGCTGGTCATTCGCCCGGCCGATCCGGTGAAATATGCCGATTCTGCCGACGGCACGGCGCTGGAAAACGAATGGCGCGCCATGACCGATGTCCACCAGTTCTTTGGCCTGTTGAGAAAATATAACCTGTCGCGCCAGCAGGCGTTCCGTTTGGTCAGCGATGACCTCGCCTGCCGTATTGAGAAAGAGGCGCTGCCGGGTCTGCTGGATACTATTCATCAGGATGGCAACGAGATCATGATTTTTGTCGGCAACCGCGGCTGCGTGCAGATCTTCACCGGCGTGCTGGAAAAAGTTGCGCCGATGCGCGGCTGGCTGAATATTTTCAACACCGCCTTTACCCTGCACCTGCGCGAAGATAGCGTGGATGAAGTTTGGGTCACCCGCAAACCGACCTCAGACGGTCACGTCACCAGCGTTGAGCTGTTTGCCAAAGACGGCACGCAGATTGCCCAGCTGTACGGTCAACGTACCGAAGGCCACCCGGAGCAGGAGCAGTGGCGCGCGCAGGTTGACCGTTTGACCACCGAAGGGCTGACAGCATGA
- a CDS encoding fimbria/pilus periplasmic chaperone, which yields MMLATARYLRKKAATGLVAVALGLLPLTAVAEGGISIQGTRIIYPAGAKQTTVNLSNSSKTDTFLVQSWVENADGKKSPDFVVTPPLYVSKPENGNTLRLMYTGGPLPQDRETLYYFIAKAIPSVSREATEGKNSLILASANRIKLFVRPAGLKPALAEAPEMLTFRKSGGQLEISNPSPYYLTLTDVKAGSQKLNTLMVPPKGKTRVALPAGSGSSVSYRTISDHGALTPEISRSVN from the coding sequence ATGATGTTAGCTACAGCTCGTTATTTACGTAAAAAAGCCGCAACCGGCCTGGTGGCGGTCGCCCTGGGCCTGCTGCCGCTGACGGCGGTCGCTGAAGGGGGAATATCCATCCAGGGGACGCGCATTATCTACCCTGCCGGGGCAAAACAAACCACGGTCAACCTGAGCAACTCCTCCAAAACCGACACTTTTCTGGTGCAGTCGTGGGTGGAAAATGCCGACGGCAAAAAGAGCCCGGATTTTGTCGTCACCCCTCCGCTTTACGTCAGTAAGCCGGAGAACGGCAATACCCTGCGCCTGATGTATACCGGCGGGCCGCTGCCGCAGGACCGCGAGACCCTGTACTACTTTATCGCCAAGGCCATCCCCTCCGTCAGCCGCGAAGCCACGGAAGGGAAAAACTCGCTGATTCTGGCCTCGGCCAACCGCATCAAGCTGTTTGTCCGCCCGGCTGGCCTGAAGCCTGCGCTGGCCGAAGCGCCGGAGATGCTGACCTTCCGCAAAAGCGGCGGGCAGCTGGAAATCAGCAATCCCTCGCCTTACTACCTGACGCTGACGGATGTGAAGGCCGGCAGCCAGAAGCTGAACACCTTGATGGTCCCGCCGAAGGGGAAAACCCGCGTGGCGCTGCCTGCCGGCAGCGGCAGCAGCGTGAGCTACCGCACGATTAGCGACCACGGTGCGCTGACGCCAGAAATCAGCAGAAGCGTGAACTGA
- a CDS encoding fimbria/pilus outer membrane usher protein, which yields MKKNHQVPRKNRLPGLTRQQASLHPLAVLILLALPALSHAEMYFPSALVSGNPDEVADLSYLTPAGTQMPGTYDVEMYLNGNWLAARSVRFVAADSVADTGREVAATGEKDIRDTTGLMACLTPDDWRDIGLKMDAVPAMAALADDQCISPGRYIPQAYTAFDFEKMRLDISIPQAMVKNQPRGWIPPERWDEGINALLLGYRLNGSNSHSRSTGMNSSNLYLNLDNGINVGPWRLRDNRTWSRYSTTGGGSRSEWDRLNTYAERAIIPLRSRLLLGESTTDGDLFDAFSFRGVRLATDDSMYPDTQRGFAPLVKGSAFSNARVSIRQNGSLIYQTFVPPGAFVIDDLYPVSTGGDLDVTVTEADGTARTFVVPYSSVPLLQREGRVRYSIAAGRFRNTSNRYDDPEFAQGTLQWGLPYNTTAYGGLQMAEKYQAGMFGAGVNMARWGALSADFTHASSELADGSSHTGQSVRFLYARSMSLLGTTFRLAGYRYSTRGFHTLDETALKGMSGWLYDYDTLDAEGRPVERPYTDYYNLYNTKKSRMQANISQRFGRYGSLYLTGTRQSYWNSDRTTDSLMAGYNATLGPVNYNLSWSYSKGSNQTHSDRAAYLSFSLPLSALLPGQQKISGPQTRLTGNASRNSNGRTSYTGGLSGTLLEDHNFGWNVQQGYTRQGDNGGQDGGSGSANVDYRGTYGSTSLGYSYSRDYRQVNYGVTGGAVLHRNGLTLGQQPGTTSILVAAPGAAGVPVRNGTGVKTDWRGYALLPYSSEYRETRVELDAGGLDEQTELEETSVRVVPTRGALVRADFKAHSGARVLMRLTYQGKPLPFGTTVTAANSSGITGDDGVVFLSGMESEGELQAQWGSSANQQCTVRYRLTEQQMQQSPVQLSEVCVQR from the coding sequence ATGAAAAAGAATCATCAGGTCCCCCGTAAAAACCGGTTACCGGGGCTCACGCGGCAGCAGGCTTCCCTGCACCCACTGGCTGTCCTGATACTGCTGGCACTGCCTGCGCTGAGCCACGCGGAGATGTACTTTCCGTCGGCGCTGGTCTCCGGTAACCCCGACGAGGTCGCTGACCTTTCTTACCTGACGCCGGCCGGGACGCAGATGCCCGGCACCTATGACGTGGAGATGTACCTCAACGGTAACTGGCTGGCTGCCCGCAGCGTGCGCTTTGTTGCCGCCGACAGCGTGGCGGATACCGGCCGTGAGGTGGCGGCGACCGGGGAAAAAGATATCCGTGACACCACGGGTCTGATGGCCTGCCTGACACCCGATGACTGGCGCGATATCGGCCTGAAAATGGACGCCGTGCCGGCGATGGCTGCCCTGGCGGACGACCAGTGTATTTCACCGGGGCGCTATATTCCGCAGGCTTATACCGCTTTTGACTTCGAAAAAATGCGTCTTGATATCAGCATCCCCCAGGCGATGGTGAAGAATCAGCCCCGGGGGTGGATACCCCCGGAACGCTGGGATGAGGGCATCAACGCCCTGCTGCTCGGCTACCGCCTGAACGGCAGCAACAGCCACAGCCGCAGCACCGGAATGAACAGCAGCAACCTGTACCTGAATCTGGATAACGGCATTAACGTTGGCCCCTGGCGATTGCGCGATAACCGCACCTGGAGCCGCTACTCCACCACCGGCGGCGGCAGCCGCAGCGAGTGGGACCGCCTGAACACCTATGCCGAGCGGGCGATTATCCCGCTGCGCAGCCGGTTGCTGCTGGGGGAGTCGACCACTGACGGTGACCTCTTCGACGCCTTTTCCTTCAGGGGAGTGCGGCTGGCCACTGACGACAGCATGTACCCGGACACCCAGCGCGGTTTTGCCCCGCTGGTGAAAGGGTCAGCATTCAGCAACGCCCGGGTCAGTATCCGCCAGAACGGCAGCCTGATTTATCAGACGTTCGTTCCGCCGGGTGCCTTTGTGATTGATGACCTGTATCCGGTCTCCACCGGCGGTGACCTCGATGTGACCGTCACCGAAGCCGACGGGACCGCCCGCACGTTTGTGGTGCCGTACTCCTCGGTCCCGCTGCTGCAGCGCGAGGGACGGGTGCGTTACAGCATCGCGGCCGGGCGTTTTCGCAATACCAGCAACCGCTACGACGACCCGGAATTTGCCCAGGGCACCCTGCAGTGGGGGCTGCCTTATAACACCACCGCCTATGGCGGCCTGCAAATGGCGGAGAAATACCAGGCCGGTATGTTCGGTGCCGGGGTGAACATGGCCCGCTGGGGGGCGCTGTCTGCAGACTTTACCCATGCCAGCAGCGAGCTGGCAGACGGCAGCAGCCATACGGGGCAGTCGGTGCGCTTTCTGTACGCCCGCTCCATGAGTTTGCTGGGAACCACCTTCCGCCTGGCAGGCTATCGCTACTCGACGCGGGGATTCCACACCCTGGACGAAACTGCCCTGAAAGGGATGTCCGGCTGGCTGTACGACTACGACACCCTGGATGCGGAAGGCCGCCCGGTAGAGCGTCCGTATACCGACTATTACAACCTGTACAACACCAAAAAGTCGCGGATGCAGGCCAATATTTCGCAACGCTTTGGCCGCTACGGCTCGCTGTATCTGACCGGGACCCGCCAGAGTTACTGGAACAGCGACCGGACCACCGACTCGCTGATGGCCGGGTACAACGCCACCCTGGGGCCGGTGAACTACAACCTGTCATGGAGCTACAGCAAGGGCAGTAACCAGACGCATTCGGACCGCGCGGCCTATCTGTCGTTCTCGCTGCCGTTGAGCGCGCTACTGCCGGGCCAGCAGAAGATAAGCGGGCCGCAGACCCGGCTGACGGGTAACGCCAGCCGCAACAGTAACGGACGCACCAGCTATACCGGGGGCCTCAGCGGCACGCTGCTGGAAGACCACAACTTCGGCTGGAACGTCCAGCAGGGTTATACCCGCCAGGGAGACAACGGCGGTCAGGACGGTGGCAGCGGCAGCGCTAACGTTGATTACCGCGGCACCTACGGCAGCACCTCGCTGGGCTACAGCTACAGCCGGGACTACCGCCAGGTGAACTACGGCGTGACCGGGGGGGCCGTATTACACCGCAACGGCCTGACGCTGGGCCAGCAGCCGGGGACCACCAGTATCCTGGTGGCGGCACCAGGCGCGGCGGGGGTTCCGGTCAGAAATGGTACCGGGGTGAAAACGGACTGGCGCGGCTACGCCCTGCTGCCGTACAGCAGCGAGTACCGCGAGACGCGGGTTGAACTGGATGCGGGCGGACTGGACGAGCAGACCGAGCTGGAGGAGACCTCCGTGCGGGTGGTACCCACCCGGGGGGCGCTGGTGCGGGCAGACTTTAAGGCCCACAGCGGCGCACGCGTCCTGATGCGCCTGACTTACCAGGGTAAGCCGCTGCCGTTCGGCACCACCGTGACGGCAGCAAACAGCAGCGGTATTACCGGCGACGACGGGGTGGTGTTCCTGTCGGGCATGGAGAGCGAAGGCGAACTGCAGGCGCAGTGGGGCAGCAGTGCGAATCAACAATGCACGGTGCGCTACCGGCTGACGGAGCAGCAGATGCAGCAGTCCCCGGTACAGCTATCTGAAGTCTGTGTGCAGCGATAA
- a CDS encoding FecCD family ABC transporter permease: MRCHLTRHLWLMTLLLVILTLLATTLGAMRLPLASLLPSGDEILRNIWLTIRLPRVLLALLVGSALALSGCVMQGLFRNPLADPGLLGISSGAALAVACWLVLPLSVPVLVALYAPMLAAFIGSMAVMVVIFILSRAGDASLSRLLLVGIAINALCSALVGVLAWISNDAQLRQLSLWGMGSLGQAEWSTLLVAATLIIPASILIWAMASRLNLLQLGDEEAHYLGVNVRALQRLLLLCSALLVASAVAISGIIGFIGLVVPHLMRMWLGPDHRGLIPGSLLCGAILLLLADTLARTVAAPAEMPVGLLTSVLGAPWFLWLIFRRERETHG; encoded by the coding sequence ATGCGTTGCCACCTTACTCGTCATCTGTGGTTAATGACGCTGCTGCTGGTCATCCTCACGCTATTGGCCACGACCCTTGGGGCGATGCGCCTGCCGCTGGCCAGCCTGCTGCCTTCCGGCGATGAGATCCTGAGAAACATCTGGCTGACCATTCGTCTGCCGCGAGTGCTGCTGGCGCTGCTGGTCGGTAGCGCGCTGGCGCTCTCCGGCTGCGTGATGCAGGGGTTGTTCCGCAATCCGCTTGCCGACCCGGGGCTTTTAGGTATCAGCAGCGGTGCGGCGCTGGCGGTAGCCTGCTGGCTGGTGCTGCCCCTGTCGGTACCGGTTCTTGTGGCGCTGTATGCTCCGATGTTGGCGGCGTTTATCGGCAGCATGGCGGTGATGGTGGTGATTTTTATCCTCAGCCGGGCGGGAGACGCTTCGCTCTCGCGCCTGCTGCTGGTCGGCATCGCGATTAACGCCCTTTGCAGCGCGCTGGTCGGGGTGCTGGCGTGGATAAGCAACGATGCCCAATTGCGCCAGCTTTCCCTGTGGGGCATGGGCAGCCTCGGCCAGGCGGAGTGGTCCACTCTGCTGGTGGCGGCCACGCTGATAATCCCGGCGTCTATCTTGATATGGGCGATGGCTTCACGCCTTAATCTGCTGCAATTGGGTGATGAAGAGGCGCATTACCTCGGCGTTAACGTTCGCGCCCTACAGCGGCTATTGCTGCTGTGCAGCGCCCTACTGGTGGCGTCGGCGGTGGCCATCAGCGGTATTATTGGCTTTATTGGCCTGGTGGTACCGCATCTGATGCGGATGTGGCTGGGGCCGGACCATCGCGGCCTGATCCCCGGTTCACTGCTGTGTGGCGCGATTTTGCTGCTGCTGGCTGATACGCTGGCGCGCACCGTCGCCGCGCCCGCCGAGATGCCGGTTGGTCTGTTGACCAGCGTGCTCGGCGCGCCGTGGTTCCTGTGGCTGATTTTCCGTCGGGAGAGAGAAACGCATGGATAA
- a CDS encoding heme ABC transporter ATP-binding protein: MDNRYSARSLSLRMGKRQIINDVSLQLRGGEMTALIGPNGAGKSTLLRLLTGFLTPDSGERLVEGRPLEAWSADALSRRRAVMLQRTQLHADWPIETVIAMGRSPWGSTPNAEMIRQVMEETGCDHLAGRRYPSLSGGEQQRVQLARCLAQLWRDGAPEGWLFLDEPTSALDLYYQQHLLRLLKRLTRSSQLHVCMVLHDLNLAALWADRILLLHQGKLVAQGTPQEVVQQPIISRWYGAEVRMGEHPDTAAPQVYLVP; this comes from the coding sequence ATGGATAACCGTTATAGCGCGCGTTCGCTTTCGCTGCGCATGGGTAAGCGCCAGATTATTAATGATGTCTCTCTCCAGCTGCGCGGCGGTGAGATGACGGCGCTGATTGGCCCCAACGGCGCGGGTAAATCGACCCTGCTGCGCCTGTTAACCGGTTTTTTAACGCCGGACAGCGGTGAACGGTTGGTGGAAGGCCGCCCGTTGGAAGCCTGGTCGGCAGACGCACTCTCCCGCCGCCGGGCGGTAATGCTGCAGCGCACCCAGCTTCATGCCGATTGGCCGATTGAAACGGTGATCGCCATGGGCCGTTCGCCGTGGGGCAGCACGCCAAACGCGGAGATGATCCGTCAGGTGATGGAGGAAACCGGCTGCGATCATCTGGCCGGGAGGCGCTACCCTTCCCTCTCCGGCGGCGAACAGCAGCGGGTTCAATTGGCTCGCTGTCTGGCTCAGCTATGGCGCGATGGCGCGCCTGAGGGCTGGCTGTTTCTCGATGAGCCTACGTCGGCGCTGGATCTCTATTACCAGCAGCACCTTCTGCGCCTGCTCAAGCGCCTGACCCGCAGCAGCCAGCTGCACGTCTGCATGGTGCTGCATGACCTGAACCTCGCAGCGCTGTGGGCCGATCGCATTCTGCTGTTGCATCAGGGGAAGCTGGTGGCGCAGGGCACGCCGCAGGAGGTGGTTCAGCAGCCAATTATTAGCCGCTGGTATGGCGCGGAGGTAAGAATGGGCGAGCACCCGGATACCGCCGCCCCGCAGGTGTATTTGGTGCCGTGA